A genomic region of Mus musculus strain C57BL/6J chromosome 7, GRCm38.p6 C57BL/6J contains the following coding sequences:
- the Hamp gene encoding hepcidin preproprotein encodes MALSTRTQAACLLLLLLASLSSTTYLHQQMRQTTELQPLHGEESRADIAIPMQKRRKRDTNFPICIFCCKCCNNSQCGICCKT; translated from the exons ATGGCACTCAGCACTCGGACCCAGGCTGCctgtctcctgcttctcctccttgcCAGCCTGAGCAGCACCACCTATCTCCATCAACAG ATGAGACAGACTACAGAGCTGCAGCCTTTGCACGGGGAAGAAAGCAGGGCAGACATTGCG ATACCAatgcagaagagaaggaagagagacacCAACTTCCCCATCTGCATCTTCTGCTGTAAATGCTGTAACAATTCCCAGTGTGGTATCTGTTGCAAAACATAG